ATGGTGCCAAGCGTAGAAACATCGGCTATTCGTACATGACCCGTGAGCTCGTTTGGGCCGGGTTCATGGAGCTGCTGGGGTTTACCATTCCATTCATAAACTACCATTCCCTGAAGCGGAAGTTGAGAAATGCTTTCCGCCTGGAGACCGCTGTGCAACCGGTGGAGAAGGTCGAGCTTAGCACCGAGACTAGGTGTGCGTATTGCAACGAGAGAGTAATTTTACCGCACTATATGGGTTGCAGCCACGTGTTTTGCTATTACTGTCTAAAAGGCAACCAGCTGGCCGACGCCGGGTACCAGTGCAATGTTTGCGATTACCAAAGCGATAGTTTTaagaaggtggtggtggtttaaACATTGATTGTTCGTTACAGAAATGGTTTTATTAGTGGCGAGCTAAGGGTTACAggtaaataaacaattcattGACACTTCAAACGAACGCTTTTATCACTTTTAAGTAATGTGCTGCAGTATTCCTTGTCTAATAAGTTGCTCACATTGTAGCTTCGGTAGGTAGTGTTGGCTGTTCTTTTTAAGCAACACAATCTCGCCGTTATCGAGCTCGAATTTCCCGTAATCCGTCAAACAGCGTACCTCGATGTAGAGCGACTTTGGCGGTTTAATATCATTCGTAAGATTCAGCCCGTATCCTTCGTGAATGGACGCCATGTACTCGGCAAGGATTTTAGAGTACTTGTTAAACCACATCGATTCTGGTTCGTTGATGCAGGATTTGATTTCGGGCGGTAGTGTAGCACCAACGTGCCATCGGAGTGCTTTCAGACGGAACAGCCGATTGGCTAGATACGCGAGTACGCAGCGTTTCTGCCGCTGGATCAACTTATGACGGTACATTACGAGGGGTAAAAACTTGCGGTCACGAGTTTCGGTGAAGGTTGTTCTGtgaaaaaagcaacaaagaaGCCTTCAGCAAACTTAATTTCGTGGCATTGGGTCCAACTTACGCATGTGCGTAGTTTTCCTGGTAGATCTTCGAAATATCTTCCAACACCGAACGGACACCATCATCCTGCAAAGATTGTATAATAGATACaaacttacttacttaatccggtaGATACAACCAACAAATGATAAATGCGGTCTTTCGCGTTGAACTTACATTAAATTGTGGTATTGGATCTGTTGAACGTTCAAACTCTCTTATTAATTCAAAGCCTTTGTCGGTCGTCATATTGGGAAAGtaaacaacaaatgatcaaatgtttttgaagaaagaaaaatttgCGCCAAAACTCGAGGGTTTCGAGAAGAAACTTCACTTTTGGATTTAGAACACACCTCGAGCGGTAAGTTTAGAACACGATTTAAAAGTCTGACGAATTCAAATTATAAAAGAACGAATAAAAGGTGATCGAATGTGACTATGAATCAGTAGTAATAAGCTTCATTGAATTATaacaaaagaaatcaatttttcatttggcaTAGAAAACAAGAAGGTTCGATTCTGTTTAGTACAAAATTTTGTTACGTAggttacgttacgttacgtaGGTGACGTATATCATATGACacttgtaaacaaaaacaaaagtaacGGATGAGGGATGAGTCAACACTGTTCTGAATTTGTCTGCAGCGGTTGCATTGTTTTAAATCCTTTTAATCCTTCTTGTAAATAAGCTCCAATGATAAAGTAACTGCTAGCTGTGATTCATCTTCCGTCGTGCTTGAGTGCTTTAGGTGTACCGATTTTAGCCATTCCTTCGCCACTGATCCATCTAAACGCCCGTCGATGACTGCCGAAGCCGACATTCGTTCAATTCTTTCAAGTGCATTGGACGCAGATGAGGCCGGTCGTAAGGGGGAAGCAATCGACTTGTATGGTCAAGCGGTGGAAAGAATTCTCCAGCTGGAGGACCGCGAAAAGCGCGAGAAACTTAACAAATTTGCAAAACATGCACTCGAACGTGCGGAAGAGCTGAAGGGAATCACTTACTCGCCGAAGCATTCCCTCCCACTAGCGCAACAACCCACAATACCGGTGGCCCTGAAACCGGTGCAGAGTAGTGCCGGGTTAGGTAAGTGGAATATATATACAAGCTCAATATACAAGAGTGTTCGCTTTTAATCGCTGCTCTCTCTACTCCTCCAGCAAGCCCGTCTCGTACTGGGCCCGTTCTAGAAATCAGCGGCAGTCGGCATGCTTACAGTAGCGAGGAGAAGCGGGTGCTCGAACACACGTCACACATTAACGCAAAGGTGTACGTACCGTTCATGGACATCGATCTGTTGGagaagtttcactttccacttccATTCACCGATAAGGATGGCAATCTTGAGCTGGCACCAAAGCAGAAGCGTGATTTTGTGCAGTGGATTCGAGTAAGCGAGTTGACCGAAAGCCCGCAGCTGATCGTTGGTGATCACGCAGATTTCTACAGCATCCGCCAAACGGTCGTCTCCGACTGCAGTTTCGTGGCATCGCTTGCGGTAGCCTCGCAGTTTGAGAAGCGCTTCAAGCGCCGCATACTGACATCGATCATTTATCCGCGCAACAGTCGCGACGAACCGGTATATAATCCGAGCGGAAAGTACTCGATCAGGATGCACGTGAACGGCATTCCACGGAAAGTAGTGATAGACGATTATCTTCCGCTTGGGCGCCACAATCAGCTTCTTTGCTCGTATTCGAGCAACAAGAACGAATTCTGGGTTTCGCTGCTCGAGAAGGCGTACATGAAGTTGATGGGAGGCTACGACTTTCCGGGTTCGAATAGCGTAAGATTGCGCGGAAATCTTTTATCGGCTTACTTTTATTCATCCATTGTTTTTACTTCCAATAGAACATCGATCTGCACGCCCTGACAGGCTGGATACCGGAGCGAGCGTTGGTGAAATCGACCGAACCGGACTTCAATGCCGATGCCGTGTTCGATCGTCTGCAGGAAGGCTTGAGCATGGGACGGTGCCTGgtaacggtggccaccggtgagcTCACGGATGCCGAAGCGGAACGCACCGGACTCGTGTCGACGCACGCGTACGCCGTGCTCGATATGCGCGAGGTAAACGGTGTGAAGCTGTTACAGCTGAAAAATCCTTGGTCTCACCTGCGCTGGCGGGGCAACTATTCGGAGTTGGATGCGGTTCACTGGACGTCGGAACTGCAGCGAACGCTCGGATACGATCCAAAGTTGGCGGCCACGTACGATAACGGTGTGTTTTGGATCGACTTTCGGTCGATAATGAACTTTTTCGATGTGTTCTACCTCAACTGGGACCCGACGCTGTTCCAGTACACCTACTGCATCCACCAGTCGTGGAGTGCAGGCGTGGGACCGACCAAAGATGCGTACACCGTGGGCGATAATCCTCAGTTCAGTCTTACCGTGCCAGCGGGTCGTGGCTCCGTGTGGATACTGCTAACGCGCCACATCACCAGTATAGAGGATTTTCGCGAAAATCACGAATACATCACGGTGCTAGTTTACGCCAGCGGTGGTAAGCGGGTCTATTACCCAACCGAACCGCCGCCTTATATCGATGGGGTGCGCATCAACAGTCCGCACTATCTATGTAAGATCCGGCTCGACCCGAACACCGAGCGGCGCTACACGTTGGTCGTGTCGCAGTACGAGAAAACGGCCACCATCTACTACTCACTGCGAGCCTACAGTCGGACAAAGTTCGAGTTGAAACAGCTGGAGCGACGATATGCGGTGGCCGAGAATGTAAGTGTTTCATTAGGAAATAAAGAAAGCAAGTTTTCTATTCGTTCGCTCCATTTGCAGCTCAACGGCGAGTGGAAGGGCAAAACAGCCGGTGGGTGCCTGAACCATCCGCAAACCTATCGTAACAATCCGCTCTACCGGCTACATATCGGACCGGCCGCTGCCAGCGATCTGGTGATCGAATTGCGCGGCCCAAAGGTGTACCAAGTAGGGTTGGATTTGACAGTCGTTTCGTTGGAAGATTCGACGGTCACAGCACCGTTCGTATCGCAGAAGACGGGCGTCTATCGGTCCGGGTTCTGTGTGCTCGATCTAGAAGGAATTCCGGCCGGTGTGTATCAGGTGCGACCGTCCACGTTCCTTCCCGAACAGGAGTCACCGTTCTTTTTGAAGATAAAATCTACAACGAATGTCGTGATCGAAAAGGTGACCTAAGCATCGACGCCGCCAGACTGTTCGCTGAGACGACAAAACGAGATATTGAAGTGATTACGTCGGACGTACTGGATTGTTTCATACTATTTTGTTgtatatttattcattttaatgGAAGTATGTAGACGGCTTATGAACGGAACGTTACTTATTTACCTTTCACTGTGCGagcttttaaaatgtttaaataaatttaataataaatttccacCACTTGAACAAGTATTTTTCTAGAACTCTCAATTTAGTTACAataacaatttatcaattttgcATTAGCACCTTGCACACCTTTACACAAAAGTGCATAGCAATTGTAACAATTGCTatgttagttttgtttttttgttgtttttttgtctcaGTACCGCTAACAAATTATTTGTCTTTTAAAATCATGTTCTCTATTTTGGCAGCTTATTTCGTGTGCCAGAACTAGCTACTTTTCGATAAAACGATAAGTCTTTACTTGCCAGCGGTTGCGACGATCAACTGTTATCGGTTGTACAAGTTTGCCACATGCAGGACTAAAAagtgtatttgtttgttggaAATCTTATGAATAAGATGCGGAAAAATGACGAACTGTGAATTTTGTGAAGTTTGAACTCTCGTTGGAGACCttgtcgttttattttatcgatgAATAGAACAACTAAAATATATGTTATTTAAAACGTTCCCAGTACTGCTGGCGATTTTTGCGAAGAAAAGAACTCAATAACTGTTGACGCAATTTGCGCAAATTGTGTTTTACTTCTCAACCGCAACACCCAAAATTGTCACTGCCGTTGGCACGGTATGGGCCGTAAAATTTGACCAAAGTTTGGCCAATCACGTGGCCAGAGAGAGGtatgatttaatttacaaTTCTTCCCGAAATGAAACGTAGTGTGAATCGAATTTACAACGTTATCGTGTTCTGATCCTCGCCGGTCCCGACCTACTCGGTAGCGTCCATCATGCTGACGAGGCTGTTTAATTTACTGCCCATCAACCACGTGGTGGCTGGACGCCCGGAGAAACACTGGGCCGGATTgttgtgtgggtgtgtggctgtgttgaGAGCACATTTCGCCGGGAAGCACCTCGAAAGCTCGTAATCTCATTACGTCGCAATCAGTGGAAGCCGCGCTCGGGAATCGCATTAGGCCGCGGTGCGTGatgtggcgatggcgatggcgaaaataTTGATTGCGACGAAACAGCTGGGCCCACTTCCGGGTGCTGGCTTTTCGCTGGACGGATCCGGCATCCGGCGCATCCAGAATCGGTAATGCGATTGACCCACATTATCTGCCACCACGTCACCGGTCCCGTTCTGGAAGCCGTTCTTTTCGTTCTTCCTCTTGTCGTTCTCGGTCGATCGGAGAGTGGATGATGTTGATGGGACTATTTTCGAGCCACGAAGCCACAAATGTACTACCAATAATGGAGATATGGATTGCACCGTAACGGAAGCCGATGTGAGGCAGGCCTGTGGCACGGCGAGCGAGCCTGTGTACGATTGATGATGGGACGCTGTCGTCGGAGGCAGAAGAGTTGAGCCCCCTGGAGTGGATGGATGAACGGGACCATTGAAAACCTGAGATTCAGGTGCGAGCCCCAAACCGGAGCTCAAAGgttttcatcaccatcaagcatcgtcgtcgtcagcgaaGGTATGATTgaagtttcggtttcggtggcaccgGGTTTTCCGCTGATTGGTCGCCCTTGCCAGCGCTGCCTCGCGGGCGGCCGACCGCGGTCGATGGCTTTGATGTCTTGAACAGTGTGTCAGAGTTTTCCCAGAAATACAATCAACTTTTCGTGCAGTGCGCGCAGTGACCTGTAAGCAGATGCGTCTTCTGGgtcgccggaaccggcaacGATTGACAGCGCGCGGACAGCGGCATCGTCCGGGAAATGTGCGAAAAGCGTGCAGCAATTCGCGAAAAAGCTTCGCAGGATGACTCCTATTTGCCTCTATGACCCACATGCTGCGCTGGTCGATGACTTTGTGAGGTCGCTTTACACGCCGTGTACTGAATGTGAATTTTTACCTTCAGCTTCAGGTCTTGTTAATGACATCGGGGTGATTGATGACCGATGTTCGGACTGTCTCAATGTAAAAGGAAGCTTCTTTCGGTAAAAAGGGCTCAAGTTCGTAAAGGTGCGTTCCGCGGCCACACTGCAATGTAGTGTAATATAACTAAACTAACAAACTAAAAGTATCTAACTCACACAGTATTAAAAATTGGCCTGGTCTCCATACATTCTTCAGAAATCTATAATtataaaatgtaataatatagttaaatatttttaagttAATGTAGCAGCATTTTGTGTCCTTAGTCTCATTTtgtaattatattttattggttttgttggtgttcGTTTTTATGCGCACCTTGAACGAAGAGCAACAAAATCAGGTAACATTATGACAGGGTTATCAGTACAATATCATTTCTATTTCCCTTGATTTAATATGCTTCAGATCATCCGAAAATCTACTTCACTCAGTGCCCGGGACTGGCAGCATTAAAAATGGATTACGGTAACGAAACTAAATGCCCGACTGTTACCCGACTGCGTCTTGAAAAGCGAAAGTAAGGGGATTATTCAATTCACGACATCCTGCGGGACAATTTCCTTACCTTTGCGAGCCGACCGACGGCTGTCGTTACTTGGGCCACGCGCGGGCTCTAAAATGCATCCATGCACTGGCCACAGTAAACGAAGAAATGGGCAAAGTTGGGACGATATATCCCGTTGAATCCAATTTATCGCCCGTTGCGCTCTTTATGGtaccagcggcagcggcaggatGTTAAATgcagtgaaacatttcaaatgttGATCCATTTGCTCATCGTTTGCTGTAATCTATCTTAATTCCCCGGCACTGCTACAGGGTTCCCAGTACGGTCATTAGTAGCCCGCTCGGCCCGCTCATCATGTCGTCCACTGTTGTTGTCCGTTCGTAGCTGTCGTCGTATCGTCCGTCTTGCCGGCAGAAAGCGCCCAAGACGCTTCCGTACGTTTGAAGCCACTATTCAACTGGCGGCTATCGCACATCTCCCACGAAAGCTCAGAGACGACCGGCGAAGCAATTTTATAACATTTCCTGCCCCGGCACCGAACCGGCCAACGTGGGTAATTTGTTTCGCGCACGGCGTAAGAGGATGCTTATAGACGACTGGTGGGACGCAACATTAGCGAGCCGTTGCCCGCTCACGGATCCCTTTCTGGGGCGGGAGATTTTTCTCTGCCCTCTAACATGCACCTGGGCCATTGTTCGATTGCACCAATTTATTGCCGACGGCAGTTCGTAGGTTGGTTgtgaggaagaaaacaaacagaaataaaataaaccattcaTTGGCCCGACTTTGCATTAATACGAAACGTTcgtcttttttttcgtcgaaaaatcgataccTAGTTCCCTGTCTagtaaaaaaacattaatatattttaaaattattttaaaataactgAGCCCATCATGCATGGTCAAAATTagataaaattttaataaaaagcaaaaccgtactggtttattttttatgaattattgTCCTTCAGATAGGTCTAAATGAGTTCTtgtttaatataaaataaagagtttgaaagaaaaaaaaaaattgaagataACAGGTTTCACTAATTTCGTTATTTGATTTAATATTACCAATAACATTTCAGTGATTGTTTGagtgttatttgttttcttaaaaccCATAGATCTACCTAAGCTAATTAGTATCCTCAATTCTTTCATGTTTGTGTTAAAACTTTATTGGTAGTAGAATGTGTAATGTTAAGCTCAGCGAGTTGAATTCAAACTGTTGCTTTGTAAAGGCTCAGAACCGACGTCTTTGGGATGGGACGTCAGTGcgttttttctgttcattATTAAAATATGCTACTATTTTGGGTTTACTTAAAGTTagttttcaacaaaaaaattgtttgttaaaCGCTTTCGTTGCTAGGTTCTTACTAAATGTGGACGATCagctattttatttttctgtctTTCATTCAGCAACAGTTTCTTACATTCTTTCTGAATAGGTACATATTTTTTCGGTGCACCTTGTtcagcatgatgatgatgaaaatttatcaccGTCACCGATGGCCAGGCGAGTGGACGTGCGATTTGCGATAAATACCGATTTCCGTCGGCAGACGTCAGCGTCCCATCCTAGTGTCCTCCGCGGCCACCGACTGTTCGGTGTCCGATGTGCAATAGTAAAAATCGGCCCCAAATCGCCTGATGGACCCATAGCAAAACACCACAAGAATCATCGTCCATCATCGAGTGACGCATATGTTGTGGCGTTGTGGCGCATCCACACGTTTTGCAAAATTTAGCCGTTTTTCGCACCGtccacaccggcaccggaagccggacctttgctgctgctgccggatgcCGGAAATGCATGCCAAATTCTGGGGGCCGGGTTGGTAGAATTTTCGCTGACACCGCAGGGCAGGGGCAGAAAAACTAGCTGGACTCACAATCACAACTACGTCCGCCGTCCACGGGTGCGGCTGGCGAGCTGGCCGGCTACTTCACTCTCAAACAATGATTTATTACACGTTCGTTTTGGCTCCAGGCTCCGTCACGCTCACGGCTCACGGATCGTCAGCGATCCTTGTTTACCGATGCACGATCtctttgtgtgtgtgtctgtagTGCTGTTTTAGTATTGTTTTTATCGCACCCGGACTTTGCTTGCCATTTTATTGGGCACTTTGTGGAGGCGGAGGCACAAAAACACATATGATTTTTGGCTTTGCTTTTAACCCATCAAAGTCGCAGCGTTTTTGCTCGAAAAAGTGGTACACTTCACGCGGATTTTTCCTGTTTGAGGAACACCACTCAAGATGGACCGGTTGGCGAGGTGCTGTTTTCTTGTCCGGATAGCGAAAGCTGCCGGTGTCTGGTGTCCGATGTTCGAcgatgtttccgtttccgaccATTCCGACCGGGTCCGAGCCCGAGGCGAGCCCAAGGAGTGCTGTTGTTTCTGGTCAGACCTGGAGGGTTGCTCGATAAATTGTTGTAAATAATTGTACAATCTGCAGTTGCCTCCGGCAGAGAGGGATCGGCGCAGCGAGATCCGACCGAATCGAATGGATGGGACATATTTGTCGTTTTGGGCTTTGGCTGAGCTGGAAGGGATGCCGTGTCCTGGGGCGTCCTGGGGTCCATCTGCTGAgcatttgttttacaaaaattGAGCTAACTCCTCCTCCGGCGAGATTAAGAGGCACTTAGGATGTGTGAGAAAGGGTTGGTGATCATGGATGTTTGCGCCCTGGTTCGGAGAATCAAGGGAACTTTATTGCGCTCGTGACCATCTAATTTTCATAACTTCACAtctgtttcatgttttcgcGGTAACACAAAATGAGGTACTATAAAATAAGGGAGacatattttttattagaCATAGAGACATATTAGTCctattgatgatgatgatgatgatgaacaatgatgttgctgttgttctttatgcttttttgtaattgtttttattgattttgttatGAAATCCGCAAACTTCTCTCCAATTCAGTAGCGCACTTTAACTTTTAGCCCAAAGACTAAAGTGTTCCTCGGTTCCCCGTTAAAGTGTTTTATGAATGTTCCATAATTCCCTCCCGAGAAAGGCTCATTGCTGTTCGTAATGAATAAATAAGCGTCCTGCAGCGCAGCCTATGTAATGTTGGAACGGAATGTGAAAAGCCTTCCGCAGCCGCATCGTCGTATATCGATTACGCCATTACACCGGCACTCATTGCCACCGTTCCGTACTCGAGGGGcgacacaacaacaaatccAATGAGGCTCGAACCGAAACAATGTccccggcggcagcggcagaacGTAGAGTTAATTGTTTGAAACCGGCAGAGACATTTTTCCGCAATGTGTTTCGGATTTTTAATCTCTACCGGCGAACTACGGGGTTCCAGTTCGATCGACGGACGGGAAGCATAATTGCAGGCTATGGGGTGGCGCGTTTTGGggcaaatgggaaaaatcagaaaaatcACGCGTCTCTGGAAGGGCGCAGAAGGGCCTTGTGGGGCTCGTGTTTCGGGCATACGGGAAAAGCCGTCGCATTGAGTGTCGTTGTGGTTATTatttgttgcttctttttggttcggttttcgatATCCGTTTCCGATTCCTGGTTTTGGTCCAATGTGTGTGTCGTTTGAGGATCcctttccgtttttctcccttttctttgttttctgcctgtttttcaatttttttctttcgttcctaTTGATTCACTCGGCCTTTCAGCTTCTCTCGTGTATGCAGACGTCCAGTTATTGCAACTTTGTTCGAATGATTTTCATAAACCAGAATGAGCCAGAGTTGCGGGTTGCCCCAAAACGGGGGCACCAGAGTTCTGGAATCTGGAAAAAGCCTAGGCACACACTAACCAAGCGCTGgtggaaataaacaaaatcgaacatcTATTGAGTAACGTAATATTCAATAGCGCGAATCCAATATCCATTTTGCGTGCGAGTCGCGGCAATACCGTCGATCGGAAAGGCAGCCtcagagccagccagcctcaCGACATTCCGGATGCTGGCCGGAAGTCTGGAATGTGGCAATTttgataattaaaaaaatctgATAGTTACCAAATTATTTTCATCGGTCAATATCGGgttcttgttttttgctgcGCGAGCAGCAGACTTCggctttttaaaatttttatatgaatgaaaaaaagtaACGCCGAGTGGgagaaaaacatgtttttcgaAACTGCATTGTATTGGGATGCGCGCTGGTTGACATTTTCTCGCCGGTCGTTGCTTTTTTGCACTGTATTTATTTTCCGATTGCTGCATATGATAAATTGCAGTTGGGCcatgggaaaaaagaaaccaggGATCGGTAAGGGATCGCGCAATTTTGCGATTGAATATTTTCACATTGCGCAACCCCTTTCGTGTGTTGGGGGGTTTTTCTTTCAGTCATCGA
The nucleotide sequence above comes from Anopheles bellator chromosome 1, idAnoBellAS_SP24_06.2, whole genome shotgun sequence. Encoded proteins:
- the LOC131215191 gene encoding DNA replication complex GINS protein PSF1-like gives rise to the protein MTTDKGFELIREFERSTDPIPQFNDDGVRSVLEDISKIYQENYAHATTFTETRDRKFLPLVMYRHKLIQRQKRCVLAYLANRLFRLKALRWHVGATLPPEIKSCINEPESMWFNKYSKILAEYMASIHEGYGLNLTNDIKPPKSLYIEVRCLTDYGKFELDNGEIVLLKKNSQHYLPKLQCEQLIRQGILQHIT
- the LOC131216303 gene encoding calpain-7-like, whose protein sequence is MTAEADIRSILSSALDADEAGRKGEAIDLYGQAVERILQLEDREKREKLNKFAKHALERAEELKGITYSPKHSLPLAQQPTIPVALKPVQSSAGLASPSRTGPVLEISGSRHAYSSEEKRVLEHTSHINAKVYVPFMDIDLLEKFHFPLPFTDKDGNLELAPKQKRDFVQWIRVSELTESPQLIVGDHADFYSIRQTVVSDCSFVASLAVASQFEKRFKRRILTSIIYPRNSRDEPVYNPSGKYSIRMHVNGIPRKVVIDDYLPLGRHNQLLCSYSSNKNEFWVSLLEKAYMKLMGGYDFPGSNSNIDLHALTGWIPERALVKSTEPDFNADAVFDRLQEGLSMGRCLVTVATGELTDAEAERTGLVSTHAYAVLDMREVNGVKLLQLKNPWSHLRWRGNYSELDAVHWTSELQRTLGYDPKLAATYDNGVFWIDFRSIMNFFDVFYLNWDPTLFQYTYCIHQSWSAGVGPTKDAYTVGDNPQFSLTVPAGRGSVWILLTRHITSIEDFRENHEYITVLVYASGGKRVYYPTEPPPYIDGVRINSPHYLCKIRLDPNTERRYTLVVSQYEKTATIYYSLRAYSRTKFELKQLERRYAVAENLNGEWKGKTAGGCLNHPQTYRNNPLYRLHIGPAAASDLVIELRGPKVYQVGLDLTVVSLEDSTVTAPFVSQKTGVYRSGFCVLDLEGIPAGVYQVRPSTFLPEQESPFFLKIKSTTNVVIEKVT